The following are encoded together in the Acidobacteriota bacterium genome:
- a CDS encoding alpha/beta hydrolase-fold protein, translating into MADRNGDGVLTEDEVRPGMFSLLDVNRDGRADPGEVRAFLALGRGPFNWVNPPGEDRGFPGVTHATFTSPSMGIPVGYNIYLPPGYDDAANRHTRYPVIYYLHGGRPGNESRSIGIAEYVHAAIASGTVRPVIFVWGNGGRVSWYDYEDSRGEEVLVRELIPHIDETYRTLAHRGGRALQGFSQGGRGTTRIMFRYPHLFISAAPGGPGYAVEKLVLENDGVERDPRASGANARSFDFGKGNDAYSRARSYAEGGMQPALNIMIWVGTRGFNYEGTLEYMGYLYGLGVPAERLIAPGVDHNPVWFYETHGVDLLRFHDSYWSESGPDGS; encoded by the coding sequence ATGGCCGATCGCAACGGCGATGGCGTGCTGACGGAAGACGAAGTGAGGCCAGGCATGTTCTCACTGCTGGATGTCAACCGGGACGGCCGAGCGGACCCAGGCGAAGTGCGCGCGTTCCTCGCGCTCGGGCGCGGACCCTTCAATTGGGTCAACCCGCCCGGAGAGGATCGCGGGTTTCCGGGCGTGACTCACGCGACGTTCACGAGTCCGTCCATGGGCATTCCGGTGGGCTACAACATCTACCTTCCGCCGGGGTACGACGACGCCGCGAATCGTCATACCCGCTATCCGGTCATCTACTACCTCCACGGCGGGCGACCAGGTAACGAATCACGGAGCATCGGGATAGCCGAGTACGTGCATGCGGCCATCGCTTCCGGCACCGTGCGGCCGGTGATCTTCGTCTGGGGGAACGGCGGCCGGGTGAGCTGGTACGACTACGAGGACTCCAGGGGTGAAGAGGTCCTTGTCCGGGAGCTGATTCCACACATCGACGAGACCTACCGCACCCTGGCGCACCGCGGCGGGCGTGCCTTGCAGGGGTTTTCCCAAGGGGGACGAGGGACCACGCGGATCATGTTCAGGTACCCCCACCTGTTCATCTCAGCCGCGCCTGGTGGCCCCGGCTATGCGGTGGAGAAGCTGGTCCTGGAGAACGACGGCGTTGAACGGGATCCAAGGGCTTCAGGAGCGAACGCCAGGTCGTTCGACTTCGGCAAGGGCAACGATGCGTACAGCCGTGCCCGGTCCTACGCGGAAGGTGGAATGCAGCCGGCACTCAACATCATGATCTGGGTGGGAACCAGGGGGTTCAACTACGAGGGCACCCTGGAGTACATGGGCTACCTGTATGGACTGGGTGTTCCGGCCGAACGGCTGATTGCGCCAGGCGTGGATCACAACCCTGTCTGGTTCTACGAAACTCACGGTGTGGATCTGTTGCGGTTCCATGACAGCTACTGGAGCGAATCCGGGCCGGATGGAAGCTGA